One Glycine max cultivar Williams 82 chromosome 8, Glycine_max_v4.0, whole genome shotgun sequence genomic window, AGTCTTCAGCTGCCATGTCTGTTTGCATATCAATGTTAACATTATAAATACCAATCAAATTCCCAGCTACATCAACAAAAACCTTGTGCAAGTCATCATTCTTTATAGTTGGAGGATATAAAGGTTTCTCTTCATCAAGGAAATTGACACTTGCATTGCACCTCAGCACAGCTGCTTGACCAATGATAACCTGCATATATGAATCAGCCTTAGCCCCCACCACAGTGATAAACTTGAAGGCCACATTGCAGTTATGTATAGGATCACCCTTAAACTCATAATCATAATCCTAACCAAGCTATTAGGTTTAACAAccacaagaaagaaaacaacagaTTAATTAATGAGGTGATGATGTATATTAATTATAGAGGAactcattaatttaaaattgcaGTTTATATGCATGTAAAATGAATCTATTCTTCTCCTTGACAAACCTGCTCAATGCGCTGTTTAAGGTGCTTCAATGCTTCTCTAGAAAGAGCTCGGAAGGTGCCACCAATTATGACATAATCTGGAATAACATCGAATGCAGCACCTCCTTGGAGCTTTGCAACTGTCAAAACCTGTGGAGACAAATATGTAAAGAAGACACATGGGATTGTCAGCATAACAAGtaaattaaggataaaataagtataaatgTGTAGCTTACAAGAGAATTAACAAAATATACCTGGGGGTCAAGAGGACCAGCCTTGCGAGAAACAAGGTTTTGTAAGCTAATAATGCCATTGGTAGCTGCCATTACAGGGTCTATAGAAAGTTGAGGAAGAGCTGCATGACCTCCCTTTCCTCTTATTATTGCTTCAAATACACCACTTCCTGCCAATAATGGACCAGACCTATAGGAATCTCAGGCTTCACATGTAATCCAAAAATAGCAATAACATTATCTAAGGCTCCAGCATCTAAAATTTTCTTAGCCCTTGCACCTCCTTCCTCTGCTGGTTGGAAAACTAGATAATGAATTTGTTAGGAATCCATGAGAGGAGGATGAAGACAACACAAGTATGCgcatttattatcatatttcttGTAGGGGATTCTCGTTTACTTAAGCATTGGAGTGTCTTTACAATATCACACCAATTAATCCAAACCGGTTCGAAGTTCTCAAGATCGGACCAATTCAACATTCTGAAAGGAACATATCATTCCAGTCTGACTCACGAAGCAAAGGTAGATCAGATATCCTTGTCTCAGACCAAACAAGATCAAAGTAATCCAGAGAGAAGACATGGATGAGTGTCCTTTGTATGGTAGACTAATAAAGGCGCCAACTACGTGTTTTGCATGTTGGATTGAATCGATCTCCAAGAGAAAAGTCATTTGAtcgtattattttaattttttgattcaTCATTCCATGATTGGCtaggtttaaaatttaaatttgatccaATCAAATCTTAAGTGGTATGTATTTAAtcaattttcagttttattattattattctttgcaaaaaaaatatatgaaacaaatagtaaatataaaaatagtaaaaaataattccaAATATCAAATATCTGATGTATAAGTTAttttataactaataataatatcattagaGTTGTCGTGACCCAAAAAAATCGAGTCAATTTGATAGGCCcgatggaccaaataaatcaaGTCAAGCCAATACAATATAGTCTCAAGAAATGAATgtcatggtaaatttttttcatgtataaaaagcaaaagagtgttgctaggtgcacccagcatttaattaaaatactaaaactGTCCTTGCACTTTTTTTGCATTTGTGATGGGAGTGTGTGAGGGTGATCCGTAAAAGGcttacgaatcaagttgatccgtaagatagatacggatcaacttgattcgtaagCCTTTTACGGAACAATACGGATCAGCATGATCTGTAAaagtcttacggatcaagttgattcataaAAAGCTTACGGATCATGTTGATCCGTATTGTTTCGTAAAAGgcttacagatcaagttgatccgtaaggtttctacagatcaagttgatccgtaaggctTTTACGAATCAATTTAAATGGCTTACGGATCAAGGGTATTTTCGTCATTTTACCTtaagtgctgggtgcaccagcaataatgctaataatgctgggtgcacctagcaacacccaaaGCAAAACAGTTCAGCCTATCCAAGCCTTTTTTCATGCTTTGGCCCATTAAATCGGGTTGAATCGGACGACCTATATTTGCCTCAGTGTATAATTAAAGTTGAACATATAATTTAGTCCTTGTATTGTTGCATATTCTGAATTTAGTCTCTACCACCTATAACCCCTTtacacatttttaattttcattcatttttcctaTAACTGTAGTGCATTCTTAATTTAAGGATCAAATTAAGAATGTGCTAGATCTACATGTAGAAGCCAAATTAAAAAAGAGTAAGGTTAATGGTGGTGAGGACTAATGCAAATTGAAAATCCAAGACACATAGAAATTGATTTAATAAGTTTTACATAAATGGACCAAATTAAGAATCCatgacatgttttttttatcagcagaaTTCATGACATAtgtataagaattaaattatatatttaaacgaaaattatatttagacAATAGAATAATtacatttctatattttttgctGAATAATTACATTTATATACACCTTTACTCCAATAgtcactaaattatttttaaatatatttctcatAAATAAGTGCACgttacataataattttataaatatataagaaataaaatgtaaGAATGTTGTGATATCATaaattcacaaataaaaaattatatatgtatatacaagtttgatttggataaaaaaaaatattaaatctatataaaaaattgacttttccatttttcattcttcaattttctgtttattcagtttttttttatttatcaa contains:
- the LOC100818503 gene encoding IAA-amino acid hydrolase ILR1-like 1 translates to MAATNGIISLQNLVSRKAGPLDPQVLTVAKLQGGAAFDVIPDYVIIGGTFRALSREALKHLKQRIEQVIIGQAAVLRCNASVNFLDEEKPLYPPTIKNDDLHKVFVDVAGNLIGIYNVNIDMQTDMAAEDFAFYQEAIPGYYFTLGMKNASSIETVAPLHSPYLVINEDGLPYGAALHASLATDYLTKYKQDVARVVGKYHGQL